In Lactuca sativa cultivar Salinas chromosome 5, Lsat_Salinas_v11, whole genome shotgun sequence, the DNA window TTGAGAGTTCTTGAATGCTTATCTTATAAGTAAGGTGATATTTTTTTGTGCCGTGTAGATTAGAAACTAGTAGCACCAAGTGAGTAACAACTACATCAAGTTACATAGATGCACTTTTCGCCTAATTTAACAGTAATTATAACTAAATACATTTAACAGAAAACGAATTGACTAAAACGACACTCACAGAATCAGAAGATTAATCCGATTGTTTGGAAGCAGAAACTAGGTTTCTCCACAAATACCGTCCACTCGCCATATCAACGCAAGTCCAAAATCCGTTCACAAAAGCACCGTAAATCTGTAATTAACACATCGACATTACATTTGTTTAAATTCGAAATTATTCATCCAGAATTCTACAAAATAAGaaggaaaaccctagaaatcaaaGAAAGCACCTTAGAGGATGATCGTCCGACGGAGGCAGACGGGGATGATTTGCAGAATGATGTGGAATCGTcggcagcagcagtagcagcgtCGGTGTCCGAAGAAGTATCAGATTGAGATTTGATGTTCCGGAGAACGAAGAATCCGGCGAGAGTCGCCGACAGAAATATGAGAATAATTCGTAAAGGGCACATtctatttctctctctacaagatattgcttttagagagagaaagtaagtcCCGGGGATTTGGTTAAATCATAAATGAGATTCAGGCCACAAGTCATGGTAGTTGATCCTTCGTTTTCTTTTTGCAATTAAATATTAAACATTATATTAATAATGATT includes these proteins:
- the LOC111878729 gene encoding uncharacterized protein LOC111878729; protein product: MCPLRIILIFLSATLAGFFVLRNIKSQSDTSSDTDAATAAADDSTSFCKSSPSASVGRSSSKIYGAFVNGFWTCVDMASGRYLWRNLVSASKQSD